The genomic DNA CCGCTTGAGTAATCCCATCGATCTCGACCATAAAATTAAAGTCACGATAGGGATCTGTTCTTGCTCCTGTCGCCATAAGGACCTCCTTATCCGATTGATTGCGGTTGCCGACCACCGCTACGTAAGCTCTACATCTCTCGGCAGCTCTCTGCTCCCAAGACGATGAACAATCCGCAAGACAACAAACTCAGCGGGAGACCTCGGCGCCAATCCCATTTCTGTGACGACCATTCCCGCTTCACGAACATCGGGCGGGTTGGTTTCCTCATCACATTTGATATAAAAGGCTTCTTCCACCGTGTGTCCTCGAAGCCCACCGGCACGCCATACACCGACTAAATAGGCTCTGAGCTCCCGCCCTATACGTACCCACAAACGCCGGTCGTTGGTCTCAAACGTGGCCCATGTCATATTCCGATCGATCCAACGGCGCACGGTAAGGATCAGCCGGCGCACGTTGATATACCGCCAATTGGGATCCCGGCTGAGTGTACGCGCACCCCAGACACGAATCCCTCGGCCGGGAAATGCACGCATGACATTGACGCCTTCTGGATTGAGTTCATCTTGCACCCGATTGTCCACAGGAATTTCGACATCCAGCACACCCAATATTTCCTCGTTCGCCGGCGCCTTAAACACCCCGACTTTGGCATCGGTCTGCGCCACGATGCCTGCAATGTGCCCACAAGGAGGCACAAGCCGTCCATTCGATGCTTTGAGCCAGGGGTAATACAAGGCCCCGTTGATCGGCTCTGCCTGTCCCACTCCAAGAGCATGCCGTTGGGCGAGTATCCCGACGTCCGTCGCCCCATCCTGCAACGAATCCAACAGTGCCAGTCGGTTGCCATGCGTCGCGCAGTGGATCAACGCGTCGGATTGAACCCGCATCACGGCCTGTGCGTCCAGCCGGGCATTCGGCCGTTGCAACAGCATGGCATCAGGCACTGCGACGAGATCGAGATCATTCAAGGGCGATAACGCCTTGATGGCATCCTTCAACGACCCCTCCCGATCTTTTTTCAGATCGGGGTCCGCGAGCACCACATAACAACGAAGGCCTCCGTTTTGAAAGAACCCCGACACGGCATCAGCTACATAGCTGCCGGCTTGGCCATCAGGCTGCGTGACGAATTCGGCCCGGCGGTGGATGGAGAAGGGAACATTAATGGTGATTCCCTTCTTCACCCGCGCATCCGCAAAGCCGACAAACCCCGGGACACCGGTCGGCAGTTTCGCTTCCGGCTTAAGAAAGACCTCTTCCCGATAAACCCCAGGACTTTGATAGAGCGATGTCATCCGAGATTCCGCCTTATTTGCCTTGAGCGGCCGCTTGGCTGATGCGGAAAATCACAAACTCCGCCGGACGGACGATGGCCACGCCGATTTCCGTCACGACTTGACCCAGTTCACGCAGCTCGGGGGGATTGGTCTCCGCATCGCATTTGACATAAAATGCTTGCTCCGGTGTCGTTCCGAACAGCGCCCCTGAACGCCAAACATTCGTCAAAAAGGCCGAGACATTCCGGGTGATCTTCTGCCACATCGCAGGGGTGTTCGGCTCAAACACAACCCATTGCGTTCCCTCACCAATGGATTTCCGCAGGAACAACAAGGTTCGCCGCACACTGATATACTTCAGGTCCGCATTCGCGTCTCCGCCCACCGTTCGCCCTCCCCACACCACAATGTTGTCGTTGAGCGAGCGAATGCAATTGACGCCTTTGGGATTCAACCCGTCTTGATCGGCCTTGCTCAATGGCTGCGTGACGTTGAGCGCGCCGAGAATGGCCTCATTGGCCGGTGTCTTGTGGACGCCACGTTGCGTGTCCACACGCGCATAGATACCAGCCAAATGCCCGCTGGGCGGAACCGCCAAGGCTCCATCCTCATTAGGCTTCTGCAATTTGGTGGCAGGATCGAACACCTGAATCCAAGGGAAATACCAGGCCGCAAAATCGGTTTTCTTCGGCATCAGGCCGGCATCAGCAGCTGTCTTCGTCAACTTCGTTAAATCATCGGTGCTCGACGGGCCATCGAGAACGGCAAACCGATCAGCCGTTTGAGAACAGTGTGAGACGATCTTGTCGCGCGAGGAATCGTCGGTTATACCCGGAGCAGCCACAAGCGCGATTTCGTCGATTGTCGAAAAGGCTCGCAGCGCATCATCCAGTTCCGTGCTATCCTTGATCCGCACGACAAAACAGCGGCTTCCTCCATTGTTGAAAAACCCGTACACCGCATGCGCCAAACGCTGGTGCCCCTCGTCGATCATAGGATTCGGATCGTTTGTCTTGGCAAC from Nitrospira sp. includes the following:
- a CDS encoding Phage tail sheath protein FI is translated as MTSLYQSPGVYREEVFLKPEAKLPTGVPGFVGFADARVKKGITINVPFSIHRRAEFVTQPDGQAGSYVADAVSGFFQNGGLRCYVVLADPDLKKDREGSLKDAIKALSPLNDLDLVAVPDAMLLQRPNARLDAQAVMRVQSDALIHCATHGNRLALLDSLQDGATDVGILAQRHALGVGQAEPINGALYYPWLKASNGRLVPPCGHIAGIVAQTDAKVGVFKAPANEEILGVLDVEIPVDNRVQDELNPEGVNVMRAFPGRGIRVWGARTLSRDPNWRYINVRRLILTVRRWIDRNMTWATFETNDRRLWVRIGRELRAYLVGVWRAGGLRGHTVEEAFYIKCDEETNPPDVREAGMVVTEMGLAPRSPAEFVVLRIVHRLGSRELPRDVELT
- a CDS encoding Phage tail sheath protein FI — translated: MPSYLSPGVYVEEVPSAIKAIAGVSTSTAGFIGIVPDKIHLVAEDEAPATKFVDFSLPTLSKMPKLITNWTQFTQAFGGLVGDSAVAKTNDPNPMIDEGHQRLAHAVYGFFNNGGSRCFVVRIKDSTELDDALRAFSTIDEIALVAAPGITDDSSRDKIVSHCSQTADRFAVLDGPSSTDDLTKLTKTAADAGLMPKKTDFAAWYFPWIQVFDPATKLQKPNEDGALAVPPSGHLAGIYARVDTQRGVHKTPANEAILGALNVTQPLSKADQDGLNPKGVNCIRSLNDNIVVWGGRTVGGDANADLKYISVRRTLLFLRKSIGEGTQWVVFEPNTPAMWQKITRNVSAFLTNVWRSGALFGTTPEQAFYVKCDAETNPPELRELGQVVTEIGVAIVRPAEFVIFRISQAAAQGK